The Metabacillus sediminilitoris genome window below encodes:
- a CDS encoding glycoside hydrolase family 31 protein — translation MSIKETYQFHFLGENNNILKFKLIDGNTYAKIMVLENDIIRILFTDGDTLKLDKTWSVAPGQADVPWEGRDRFDTSGFSLPPYESSQNEDEFIVETSLVKAVVKLNGFKISWFYRENSEWVNFANDRQTQSYNFDGSLGQGIAHYLKRDLNEQYFGLGEKTGPVDKHGKRYRMLTIDAMGYDAEYSDPLYKHIPFYITRQKNNGFSFGIFYDNLSSSIFELGTELDNYHELYRYYQTEHGDLDYYIIAGPKVKDVTSKFSWLTGKTIFPPKWSLGYSGSTMSYTDAPDAQEQLNKFLELCEEHDILCDSFQLSSGYTSIDDKRYVFNWNHSKFPSPKEMAQNFHEKDLRLCANIKPALLKDHPYFNELKEKNMFITNAKTEKPEMAQFWDDIGAYLDFTNKETYDWWKDQVKEKLLEYGIDSTWNDNNEFEIWSKDATCHGFGSEKEFELIRALHPLLMMKASYEAQLEYNPELRPYLISRSGSAGLQRYVQTWTGDNRTSWKTLKYNIKMGIGLSLSGIYNFGHDVGGFSGLAPEPELFVRWVQNGIVHPRFTIHSWNDDGTVNEPWMYPEMLDNIRGLIKFRSKIIPYLYTALHEAHQNYQPIIRPTFYDFEHDEMTFEENDDFMLGESLLVASVVEKGKSEREVYLPENKDGWYDFHTGKWYEGGQTVVIPAPLSYVPLLAKAGAIIPINEAEITFATKNADDRGFLLFPCKDTGKSSYRLYEDDGLTNDYTHTFAYIQVEMESTESEIFVTINKEGSYSVPYDQITFHLPENEQRKLIVNGIEQDCSNQTFQVKLEEK, via the coding sequence ATGAGTATTAAAGAGACATATCAGTTTCATTTTTTAGGAGAAAACAACAATATATTAAAGTTTAAATTAATTGACGGTAACACATATGCAAAAATAATGGTGCTTGAAAACGATATTATACGAATTTTGTTTACAGACGGAGATACATTAAAACTAGATAAAACCTGGAGTGTGGCGCCGGGACAAGCAGATGTTCCTTGGGAAGGCCGTGACCGCTTTGATACAAGCGGTTTTTCCCTTCCCCCTTATGAATCTAGCCAAAATGAGGATGAATTCATAGTAGAAACGTCTCTCGTGAAGGCAGTGGTAAAGTTAAATGGATTTAAGATCAGCTGGTTTTACCGTGAAAATTCTGAGTGGGTGAACTTTGCCAATGACCGACAAACTCAAAGCTATAACTTTGATGGCTCACTTGGTCAAGGGATTGCTCATTATTTAAAACGCGATTTAAATGAACAATATTTCGGATTAGGAGAAAAAACGGGTCCAGTTGATAAGCATGGCAAGCGCTATCGAATGCTGACAATTGATGCAATGGGATATGATGCGGAATATAGTGATCCTCTTTATAAACATATTCCATTTTATATCACAAGACAGAAAAATAATGGTTTTTCATTTGGAATTTTCTATGACAATTTGTCCAGCTCTATTTTTGAATTAGGAACTGAGCTTGATAATTATCATGAGTTATACAGATATTATCAAACTGAACATGGTGATTTAGATTACTATATTATCGCTGGTCCAAAAGTAAAGGATGTAACTAGCAAGTTTTCATGGTTAACTGGAAAAACTATTTTTCCGCCAAAATGGAGCTTAGGCTATTCTGGTTCGACAATGAGCTATACGGATGCTCCAGATGCGCAGGAACAATTAAATAAATTCTTAGAGCTTTGTGAAGAACATGATATTTTATGTGACTCGTTCCAATTGTCATCAGGATATACATCAATCGACGATAAACGTTATGTGTTTAATTGGAACCATTCAAAATTTCCGTCTCCAAAAGAGATGGCACAAAATTTCCATGAAAAGGATTTGCGATTGTGTGCAAATATTAAACCAGCATTATTAAAAGATCACCCTTATTTTAATGAGTTAAAAGAAAAAAACATGTTTATAACAAACGCTAAAACAGAAAAACCTGAAATGGCCCAATTTTGGGATGACATTGGTGCTTATTTAGACTTTACGAACAAAGAAACGTATGACTGGTGGAAAGACCAAGTAAAAGAGAAGCTTTTGGAATATGGAATCGATTCTACATGGAACGACAATAATGAATTTGAAATTTGGAGCAAAGATGCTACTTGCCACGGCTTTGGCAGTGAGAAAGAATTTGAGCTTATTCGCGCGCTTCATCCGCTGCTTATGATGAAGGCTTCCTATGAAGCACAGTTAGAATACAATCCTGAATTGCGTCCATATTTAATATCACGCTCAGGCTCTGCGGGGCTGCAACGTTATGTACAAACTTGGACAGGAGATAATCGTACAAGCTGGAAAACATTGAAATACAACATTAAGATGGGAATTGGATTAAGTTTGTCAGGTATTTACAATTTTGGTCATGATGTAGGCGGCTTTTCGGGTCTTGCTCCTGAACCAGAGCTTTTCGTAAGATGGGTGCAAAACGGAATTGTTCATCCAAGGTTTACGATCCACTCTTGGAATGATGACGGAACAGTAAATGAGCCTTGGATGTATCCTGAAATGCTTGATAATATCAGGGGATTGATTAAATTCAGATCAAAGATTATTCCTTATCTTTATACAGCTCTTCATGAGGCACATCAAAACTATCAGCCGATCATTCGACCGACATTTTACGATTTTGAACATGATGAAATGACATTTGAAGAAAATGATGATTTTATGCTAGGTGAGTCTCTCTTGGTTGCTTCTGTTGTCGAAAAAGGCAAATCAGAACGGGAAGTATATTTACCTGAAAATAAGGATGGCTGGTATGACTTTCATACGGGAAAATGGTATGAAGGAGGGCAAACTGTTGTCATTCCGGCACCATTATCATATGTACCATTGCTAGCTAAAGCAGGTGCAATTATTCCAATTAATGAAGCAGAGATCACTTTTGCAACAAAGAATGCAGATGACAGAGGATTCTTATTATTCCCTTGCAAAGATACAGGAAAGTCTTCGTACAGATTATATGAGGATGATGGGTTAACAAACGATTATACACATACATTTGCATATATTCAGGTAGAAATGGAAAGTACAGAAAGCGAGATTTTCGTTACAATTAATAAAGAAGGTTCCTATTCTGTGCCATATGATCAGATCACATTCCACCTTCCTGAAAATGAACAAAGAAAATTAATCGTCAATGGAATAGAGCAGGATTGTAGTAATCAGACTTTTCAAGTTAAGCTAGAAGAAAAATAA
- a CDS encoding glycerol-3-phosphate responsive antiterminator, which produces MGFQNQQVLPAFREMKQLERFLKSDYEYGLLLESHLGQLRGIMNAVNKAEKKLILHVDLINGLKADEYAVEYICQELKPAGIISTKSNVILKAKQKGVYAIQRVFLLDSTSLEKTYRLVPKINPDFIEILPGIIPSLIKEIHEKTGTPILAGGFIKSEQDVIQALEAGATAVTTSRHNLWKTY; this is translated from the coding sequence ATGGGATTTCAAAATCAGCAGGTACTTCCAGCATTTAGAGAAATGAAGCAGCTTGAACGCTTTTTAAAAAGTGATTATGAGTATGGACTATTATTGGAAAGTCACTTGGGGCAATTACGGGGAATTATGAATGCTGTAAACAAGGCGGAGAAGAAATTAATTTTACATGTGGATCTCATTAATGGTCTAAAAGCGGATGAATATGCCGTGGAATATATATGCCAGGAATTAAAGCCTGCTGGTATTATTTCTACAAAGTCAAATGTTATTTTGAAAGCAAAACAAAAAGGTGTTTACGCCATTCAGCGTGTTTTTCTTTTAGATAGTACATCACTTGAAAAAACTTATAGATTGGTGCCTAAAATAAATCCTGATTTTATTGAAATACTGCCTGGAATCATTCCTTCTCTTATAAAAGAGATCCATGAAAAAACAGGGACGCCAATCTTGGCAGGGGGATTCATTAAATCGGAGCAGGATGTTATACAAGCTTTAGAAGCCGGTGCGACGGCTGTTACAACGTCCAGGCACAATCTGTGGAAAACTTATTAA
- the glpK gene encoding glycerol kinase GlpK → MEKYILALDQGTTSSRAILFNQKGEVFYQAQAEFNQYFPKPGWVEHKPDEIWSSILSVIASCLSESGVKASQIAGIGITNQRETAVVWDKETGRPIYHAIVWQSRQTDQICEELKEKGYNDLFREKTGLLIDPYFSGTKVKWILDHIDGAREKAEKGQLLFGTIDTWLIWKLTGGKAHVTDYSNASRTLMFNIYDLCWDEELLRILDIPKSMLPEVRSSSEVYANTIDYHFFGESVPIAGIAGDQQAALFGQACFEKGMAKNTYGTGCFMLMNTGEKAVLSDHGLLTTIAWGINGKIEYALEGSIFVAGSAIQWLRDGLRMIKDAKHSEEYAAKVLSSDGVYVVPAFVGLGTPYWDSDVRGAVFGLTRGTTKEHFIRATLESLAYQTKDVVGAMEIDSGIKLKTLRVDGGAVKNQFLMQFQSDILNVPVERPAVNETTALGAAYLAGLAVGYWKDQDEISQQWNRDLVLEPQMEETERVNLCSGWKKAVKAASVFK, encoded by the coding sequence ATGGAAAAATACATCTTAGCTCTTGATCAGGGTACGACTAGTTCAAGAGCAATCCTTTTTAATCAAAAAGGGGAGGTTTTTTATCAAGCACAGGCTGAGTTTAATCAATACTTCCCTAAGCCAGGCTGGGTAGAACATAAGCCGGATGAAATTTGGAGCTCCATTTTATCTGTCATCGCTTCTTGCTTATCAGAATCCGGAGTTAAAGCTAGTCAGATCGCCGGGATTGGAATCACAAATCAACGTGAAACGGCTGTCGTTTGGGATAAAGAGACAGGAAGGCCAATTTATCATGCGATTGTTTGGCAATCCCGACAAACAGACCAAATTTGTGAAGAGTTAAAGGAAAAGGGGTACAATGATCTTTTTCGTGAAAAAACAGGTTTATTAATTGATCCTTATTTTTCCGGAACGAAAGTGAAATGGATCTTAGATCATATTGATGGAGCTAGAGAAAAAGCGGAAAAAGGACAGCTCTTATTTGGAACAATTGATACATGGCTTATTTGGAAATTGACTGGCGGAAAAGCACATGTGACGGATTATTCAAATGCTTCAAGAACCTTAATGTTTAATATTTATGACCTATGCTGGGATGAGGAACTTCTACGCATACTAGACATACCTAAATCTATGCTGCCAGAAGTAAGATCATCTTCAGAAGTGTACGCCAATACGATTGACTATCACTTTTTTGGCGAGTCTGTACCAATTGCAGGTATAGCCGGAGACCAGCAAGCTGCTTTATTCGGTCAGGCTTGTTTTGAAAAAGGAATGGCGAAAAACACATATGGTACTGGTTGTTTTATGTTAATGAATACAGGTGAAAAAGCAGTCCTATCTGATCACGGATTATTGACAACCATTGCCTGGGGAATTAATGGGAAAATTGAATACGCATTGGAAGGAAGTATTTTTGTAGCGGGTTCTGCTATTCAATGGCTTAGGGATGGTCTCCGAATGATTAAGGATGCTAAACATAGCGAAGAGTATGCTGCGAAGGTTCTTTCATCTGATGGCGTGTATGTTGTCCCTGCATTTGTTGGATTAGGTACCCCGTATTGGGATAGTGATGTGAGAGGAGCTGTCTTTGGGTTAACAAGGGGGACAACAAAAGAACATTTTATTAGAGCAACTTTAGAATCACTTGCTTACCAAACGAAAGATGTAGTAGGTGCGATGGAGATAGACTCCGGAATCAAGCTAAAAACATTACGCGTAGATGGTGGAGCTGTCAAAAACCAATTTCTCATGCAATTTCAAAGTGATATTTTAAATGTTCCAGTAGAAAGACCAGCCGTAAACGAAACAACAGCATTAGGTGCAGCATACCTAGCTGGACTTGCAGTTGGTTATTGGAAGGATCAGGATGAGATTTCACAGCAATGGAATAGAGATCTCGTATTAGAACCGCAAATGGAAGAAACAGAAAGAGTGAATTTATGCAGCGGTTGGAAAAAGGCTGTGAAAGCAGCAAGTGTTTTTAAATAA
- a CDS encoding glycerol-3-phosphate dehydrogenase/oxidase encodes MTFSSENRMSILQEMENEKYDVLVIGGGITGCGIALDATTRGMKTALVEMQDFAAGTSSRSTKLVHGGLRYLKQFEVKMVAEVGKERAIVYENGPHVTTPEWMLLPIYEDGTFGKFSTSIGLLVYDFLAGVKSNERRSMLSIEETLKREPLLKKDGIKGGGYYVEYKTDDARLTIEVVKEAVNQGATAINYTKVEEFIYENGIVKGVIVVDQITKKSYKIYAKKIVNAAGPWVDTLRKKDQSLKGKSLQLTKGIHLVLDQKRFPLKQAIYFDTPDGRMVFAIPRDKKTYVGTTDTVYKGDIANPRMTASDRKYVIDAINYMFPSLKITIKDIESSWTGLRPLIHEDGKDPSEISRKDEIWTSDSGLITIAGGKLTGYRKMAEIIVDLLAKKFNEEESRSFSACTTKKLPISGGDFGGSKKFPAFIEEKVKIGTHIGLTREQAEKLVKRYGSNVDKVFQYSKMHMENSVKSQLPLYVFLQLMYSIKEEMTTKPIDFFFRRTGTLLFDINWVREWKDHIVTFMASALEWTTEQKHSYQDELEKHIRDAYTVVDEKANEKIS; translated from the coding sequence ATGACATTTTCAAGTGAAAATCGAATGAGTATTCTACAGGAAATGGAAAATGAGAAGTATGATGTACTTGTCATTGGAGGCGGTATTACAGGTTGCGGTATTGCCCTAGATGCAACAACTCGAGGGATGAAAACAGCATTGGTGGAAATGCAAGACTTTGCTGCAGGTACATCAAGCCGCTCGACCAAATTAGTTCATGGTGGTTTACGATATTTAAAACAATTTGAAGTAAAAATGGTGGCTGAGGTTGGAAAAGAGAGAGCCATTGTTTATGAAAATGGACCTCATGTAACAACTCCAGAGTGGATGCTGCTGCCGATTTATGAAGATGGCACATTCGGAAAATTCTCTACTTCTATTGGTCTTTTAGTATATGACTTTTTAGCCGGTGTAAAGAGCAATGAACGCCGTTCAATGTTAAGCATTGAAGAAACGTTAAAGCGTGAGCCCTTGCTAAAAAAGGACGGTATAAAAGGCGGCGGCTACTATGTGGAATATAAAACAGATGATGCACGGTTAACAATTGAAGTTGTGAAAGAAGCAGTTAATCAAGGAGCAACGGCGATAAACTACACCAAAGTAGAGGAATTTATCTATGAAAACGGGATTGTAAAAGGTGTAATCGTAGTTGATCAAATAACGAAGAAGTCTTATAAAATTTATGCGAAAAAAATTGTCAATGCAGCCGGTCCCTGGGTAGATACACTTCGTAAAAAGGATCAATCTTTAAAAGGAAAGTCTTTGCAATTAACAAAAGGTATTCACCTTGTCCTTGATCAAAAACGTTTTCCGCTCAAACAAGCTATTTATTTTGATACACCAGATGGCCGAATGGTGTTTGCCATTCCAAGAGACAAAAAAACCTATGTGGGAACAACAGATACAGTCTACAAAGGGGATATTGCGAATCCTAGAATGACTGCAAGTGATCGGAAATATGTCATTGATGCGATCAACTATATGTTCCCTTCATTAAAAATAACCATAAAAGATATTGAATCCAGCTGGACAGGATTGCGCCCATTAATTCATGAAGATGGAAAAGATCCTTCTGAAATATCTCGTAAAGATGAAATATGGACATCGGACTCAGGACTCATCACGATTGCAGGTGGGAAGTTAACAGGCTATCGAAAAATGGCTGAAATCATTGTTGATCTGCTTGCGAAGAAATTTAATGAGGAAGAAAGTAGATCATTCTCAGCTTGCACGACAAAAAAGCTCCCTATATCCGGAGGGGATTTTGGCGGTTCTAAAAAGTTTCCAGCCTTTATAGAAGAAAAGGTGAAGATTGGAACTCACATAGGGCTAACAAGGGAGCAAGCAGAGAAGTTAGTGAAACGGTATGGATCAAATGTTGACAAGGTTTTTCAATATAGCAAGATGCATATGGAGAATTCAGTAAAAAGCCAATTACCACTTTATGTATTTTTACAACTCATGTATTCAATTAAAGAAGAAATGACAACAAAGCCAATCGACTTTTTCTTTCGACGGACAGGAACATTACTCTTTGATATCAATTGGGTTAGAGAATGGAAGGATCACATCGTTACCTTTATGGCATCTGCACTGGAGTGGACGACAGAGCAAAAACATTCCTATCAAGATGAATTAGAAAAACACATACGTGATGCATATACAGTTGTCGATGAGAAAGCAAATGAAAAAATTAGCTAA
- a CDS encoding ROK family transcriptional regulator produces the protein MISIETCDSIYIKKTNRRLIISKIFEKGMISRAELSKVAKLTKATISSQVANLLEDGLLVESYEVHNHIGRKPIMLSINQKAGYALGIDLDYQHITFIISDLMGSPVLTDHMEILTSNYDEIVDILIKRIKYYKDAYSQSSFGIVGVVIGIHGTVSKEEVINFVPSHNWKNKDLKGDIEKEVDLPIQLENNANLCSFAERVFMNHQSDNVLSISMYSGIGIGMIFKGELLKGSHGYAGEMGHMIIVPDGKPCNCGNLGCWGLYASEQSFFHQVNKHFLKRMTYEEIHQLIIVEDKIIMKQFEEFIKYLSIGLNNIVNILNPEILVLNSELLKLYPDAESKIKSHLKSSVSHYNELFISELGNKAAIMGACALAIKNFMGVSELRLRIER, from the coding sequence GTGATTTCCATAGAGACATGTGATTCTATTTATATTAAAAAAACAAATAGACGCTTAATAATAAGTAAAATTTTTGAAAAAGGTATGATTTCGAGGGCAGAATTATCAAAAGTCGCGAAATTAACAAAGGCTACCATCTCTTCACAGGTAGCTAATTTATTAGAGGATGGATTACTTGTTGAATCGTATGAAGTGCATAATCATATAGGCAGAAAGCCAATCATGCTTTCGATCAATCAAAAAGCTGGTTATGCATTAGGAATCGATTTAGATTATCAACATATAACCTTTATCATATCCGATTTAATGGGTTCTCCTGTTCTTACAGATCATATGGAAATACTCACCTCTAATTATGATGAAATTGTAGATATTTTAATTAAACGGATAAAGTACTACAAAGATGCATACTCACAAAGCAGTTTTGGGATAGTTGGTGTGGTAATAGGTATACATGGCACTGTTTCGAAGGAAGAAGTTATTAATTTTGTTCCTAGCCATAACTGGAAGAACAAAGACTTAAAAGGTGATATTGAAAAAGAAGTGGACTTACCTATTCAACTTGAGAACAATGCAAATCTTTGTTCATTTGCTGAAAGAGTATTTATGAACCATCAAAGTGATAACGTCTTAAGTATTAGTATGTACTCTGGTATTGGAATAGGCATGATTTTTAAAGGTGAACTCCTTAAAGGTTCCCACGGTTATGCTGGAGAAATGGGACATATGATCATTGTTCCTGATGGAAAGCCTTGTAATTGCGGGAATCTGGGATGTTGGGGGCTATATGCTTCAGAACAGAGTTTCTTTCATCAAGTAAATAAGCATTTTCTAAAAAGAATGACGTATGAAGAAATTCATCAACTTATCATTGTTGAAGATAAAATAATAATGAAGCAATTTGAGGAGTTTATTAAGTACCTTTCAATTGGACTAAATAATATCGTTAACATTCTTAATCCTGAAATATTAGTCTTGAATAGTGAGTTATTGAAGCTATACCCTGATGCAGAGAGTAAAATTAAATCTCACTTAAAATCTTCCGTCAGCCACTATAATGAATTGTTTATTTCCGAATTAGGAAATAAAGCGGCAATAATGGGGGCATGTGCACTTGCCATTAAAAACTTTATGGGTGTATCTGAGTTAAGATTAAGGATTGAAAGATAA
- a CDS encoding site-specific integrase, whose translation MKNDKGEPLFHRNVMLKNPVIKQKESLNETSRKLSNFIYLRSHFLYFIKNEYKHSLSDHKKSYFLGDTEKEYAILSIFLGNGI comes from the coding sequence TTGAAAAATGATAAAGGGGAACCTCTTTTTCATCGTAATGTTATGTTGAAAAATCCAGTAATTAAGCAAAAAGAAAGCTTAAATGAAACAAGTAGAAAGCTTTCCAATTTCATATATTTACGAAGTCACTTCTTATATTTTATTAAAAATGAATATAAACATAGTTTATCTGATCATAAAAAGAGTTATTTTCTTGGAGATACAGAGAAAGAGTATGCTATTTTATCAATTTTTCTTGGTAACGGAATATGA
- a CDS encoding Glu/Leu/Phe/Val family dehydrogenase — translation MKTILPVNRNQVQKQDSTKSETLDLLNSTKLIIKEAVQKLGYNEDMYELLKEPVRILTVRIPVRMDDGSIKVFTGYRSQHNDAVGPTKGGVRFHPEVNEEEVKALSIWMSLKCGIADLPYGGGKGGIICDPRNMSFRELERLSRGYVRAISQIVGPTKDIPAPDVYTNSQIMAWMMDEYSRIREFDSPGFITGKPIVLGGSQGRETATARGVTICIEEAVKKRGINLQDARIVIQGFGNAGSFLAKFMHDAGAKVIGISDVHGGIYNPEGLDIDYLLDRRDSFGSVSQLFNNTISNEELLELDCDILVPAAISNQITAQNAHRIKASIVVEAANGPTTLEATKILDERGVLLVPDILASSGGVTVSYFEWVQNNQGYYWSEEEVAEKLGKVMVDSFKNIYQTSQAHQVDMRLAAYMVGIRKTAEASRFRGWV, via the coding sequence ATGAAAACGATACTCCCTGTTAATCGTAATCAAGTACAAAAGCAAGACAGTACGAAAAGTGAAACGTTAGATTTATTAAATTCAACAAAGCTCATTATAAAAGAGGCGGTTCAGAAGTTAGGCTATAACGAAGATATGTACGAGTTATTAAAAGAACCAGTTAGAATCCTAACGGTACGTATCCCAGTTCGAATGGATGACGGTTCCATTAAAGTGTTTACCGGCTATCGTTCTCAACATAACGATGCAGTAGGGCCTACTAAAGGGGGCGTCCGTTTCCATCCTGAAGTAAATGAAGAAGAGGTAAAAGCCTTATCCATTTGGATGAGTTTAAAGTGTGGCATTGCCGATCTTCCTTATGGCGGGGGAAAAGGCGGTATTATTTGCGATCCAAGGAATATGTCGTTTAGGGAGCTGGAGAGGTTAAGTCGCGGATATGTTCGTGCCATCAGCCAAATTGTTGGCCCTACAAAAGATATTCCGGCACCGGATGTGTATACGAATTCTCAAATTATGGCGTGGATGATGGATGAGTACAGCCGTATTCGAGAATTCGATTCTCCTGGATTTATTACGGGTAAACCGATTGTTTTAGGAGGATCACAAGGTCGTGAAACGGCAACAGCACGCGGCGTAACGATTTGCATTGAAGAAGCAGTGAAGAAAAGAGGCATTAACTTACAAGATGCACGCATCGTGATTCAAGGCTTTGGGAATGCAGGAAGTTTTCTGGCGAAATTCATGCATGATGCAGGAGCGAAAGTGATTGGAATTTCAGATGTACATGGAGGTATCTATAATCCAGAAGGTCTTGATATTGATTATTTACTCGACCGTCGTGACAGCTTTGGATCGGTTTCACAGCTGTTCAACAATACAATCTCAAACGAGGAGCTGCTTGAACTTGATTGCGACATTCTTGTACCGGCTGCCATCTCGAACCAGATTACGGCACAAAATGCCCACCGTATAAAAGCATCAATTGTGGTAGAAGCAGCAAATGGGCCAACAACCCTTGAGGCAACTAAAATTTTGGATGAAAGAGGAGTCCTTCTTGTACCAGATATACTGGCAAGTTCAGGTGGTGTCACTGTTTCTTACTTTGAATGGGTTCAAAATAATCAAGGATATTATTGGTCAGAGGAAGAGGTTGCGGAAAAACTGGGAAAAGTAATGGTCGATTCCTTTAAAAATATTTATCAAACATCACAGGCCCATCAAGTTGATATGCGTTTAGCAGCATATATGGTTGGAATAAGAAAAACGGCTGAAGCTTCACGTTTCCGTGGATGGGTATAA
- a CDS encoding glutaminase, which produces MIKEHSVQVDSQRKACLDQWITHYRSYAAKGQNATYIPALGKVNSSQLGISIMGTDGTMIKSGDWDVCFTLQSISKVISFIAACLSRGISYVLERVDVEPTGDAFNSIIRLEMHKSGKPFNPMINAGAITIASLLPGKSAQTKLEFLYVLIEKMIGKRPTINEEVFQSEWQTAHRNRALAYYLKETGFLESDVEEALEVYLKQCSIEINTEDIALIGLILANDGYHPIRKEQVLPKKVARLTKALMLTCGMYNASGRFAAFIGLPAKSGVSGGIMALVPSRVRSERPFQNGCGIGIYGPAIDEYGNSLPGVMLLEHIAKEWDLSIF; this is translated from the coding sequence ATGATAAAGGAGCATAGCGTTCAGGTTGATAGTCAAAGGAAAGCTTGCTTAGATCAATGGATAACACATTATCGTTCCTACGCTGCTAAAGGCCAAAATGCTACTTATATTCCTGCTTTGGGAAAGGTAAATTCATCGCAATTAGGCATAAGCATAATGGGGACAGATGGAACAATGATAAAGTCAGGAGATTGGGATGTCTGTTTCACCTTACAAAGTATATCAAAAGTAATCAGCTTTATAGCTGCATGTTTAAGTCGAGGTATTTCTTATGTGTTAGAGCGGGTTGATGTGGAACCAACTGGAGATGCCTTTAACTCAATTATTCGTTTAGAGATGCATAAATCAGGAAAGCCGTTTAATCCTATGATTAATGCTGGAGCGATTACGATCGCTTCACTCCTGCCAGGAAAATCGGCACAAACTAAATTAGAATTTCTCTACGTATTAATCGAAAAAATGATAGGGAAACGTCCAACTATCAATGAGGAAGTGTTTCAATCTGAATGGCAAACAGCCCACCGGAATAGAGCTTTAGCTTACTATTTGAAAGAGACCGGTTTTTTAGAATCAGATGTAGAGGAAGCCCTAGAGGTTTACCTGAAACAATGTTCTATAGAAATAAATACAGAGGACATAGCCTTGATTGGGCTGATTCTTGCAAATGATGGATATCATCCTATTCGTAAAGAACAGGTCCTGCCTAAAAAGGTAGCTAGATTAACGAAAGCTTTAATGCTTACTTGTGGAATGTACAATGCGTCTGGCAGATTTGCTGCTTTCATCGGATTGCCAGCGAAAAGTGGAGTGTCCGGAGGAATTATGGCACTCGTCCCATCAAGAGTAAGGAGTGAACGACCATTTCAAAATGGATGCGGTATTGGTATATACGGGCCAGCTATTGATGAATATGGAAACAGTTTACCAGGCGTTATGTTATTGGAACATATAGCAAAAGAATGGGATTTAAGTATTTTCTAA